Part of the Acidimicrobiales bacterium genome, TCGGTACCCGAGGCGGGCAGGGCCAGCACGCCGATGTCGACCTGCCCGCTCGCCAGCTGGCTGTCGAGGCCGAGCGTCGTCGCCTCGATGAAGACGAGGTGGAGGTGAGGGTGGCGGAGAGGGACGAGGTCGAGCAGCCCGGGCACGAGCCAGCGAGCAGCGGTCCCGATGGCGCCGAGGCGCACGGTTCCGATGACCTCGTGGCTCAGGGCCGTGACGTCCGAGCTCATCGCGTCGAGCTCGCCGATCACGCGGCGCGCTCGCGCGACGACGAGCTCGCCCGCCTCGGTGAGCTCGCCGGTGGCGCGATCGACGAGCGAGGTTCCGAGCTCTACCTCGAGCTTCTTCACGTGCGTCGAGATGTTCGACTGGACCGTGGCGAGGGCGTCAGCGGCTGCAGAGAACGACCCGTGCTCCGCGATGGCGACGATGGCGTTCAGCTGCCGGAGGTCCATCGCTAAAGACGATAGCAAATATCTACCGAAACTGTTTGACTGATGGGCCACCAGGGCAGATACTGGTGTCAGACCGCAGGCGACATCGGATCCCCCCTCCGATACCTGGCGGGATGACAGGAAGGAGCCGGATCCCCCCTCCGGCTCCTTCTTCGCGTCTCGGACCGGAACCTAGCCGTCGCGGACCAGGGCGTGTCAAGCCGTGGCTCGATCACCAGGGCTTGGCCGACCCGCGGGGCTGTCTCGGCCGGTCGCGGCGCGCGCTCTCTGCGAGCGCCCAGGCGCGCCGCCACGCAGCGGCCTGCGGTCCGCGGAACGCCGGGGTCGTGCCGCGCGCGGCGCGCCGACGTGCCGACCACCAGTCGCTCTCGGCCTCGTCCGCCAGCGCCGCGACGGCCGCCTCGATGCGTGCCGCGAAGCGCCGGGCGTCCTCCTCACGGCCGCCTGGTGTCGGGGCGAGCGGCGAGAGCGGGGACCCGAAGCGGACCTCGACCGTTCCTGGACGCAGCGTGCCCCGGCCCTTGGGCAGGAGCGGTCGCACCCCCTTCAGGTGGATCGGGACGACGGGCACGCCGCAGCGCTTCGCGAGGTAGGCAGCGCCGCCGCGGAACTCCTGGCCCCAGCCGTCGGGGCTGCGACCTCCCTCCGGGAAGATGACGAGGCTCCAGCCCTCGCCGAGCAGCTCGGCGGCGAGGTCGGCGCTCCTGCGGTTCACCTTCGTGCGCTCCATCGGGATGGTCCCGAGCAGCAGCGGCCACAGGCGTGCCTTCCAGGCCCGGTCGAAGAAGTAGTCGGCGGCCGCTGCCACGACGGCGCGATGGCGGAAGCGGGCCGGGAGCGCGCTGAGCACGATCGCGGTGTCGAGGTGGCTCGTGTGGTTCGCGGCGAAGATGACCGGGGCGCGCAGCGCCGCGAGGTGCTCGCTGCCGAGGACCTTCGGTCGGGTCGCGAGGTAGGTGAGGGGACGGGTCACGTTGTCGAGGAGGAGCGCGCGAACGAACCGAGCTGGCGGGCGGCGGCTCCACGCGGTGTCGTAGTCGACGCCGAGGTCGCGGCGCACGGGCGGGCGGGGCACGGTGCCGGGCCACGGGGGCCGGCGCACCACCGCCTCGACGCGGGCGGGGACGCGCATGGTCACGTCACGTCGGCGAGGAAGAGCGGCGGCAGGTGCAGGTGGGTGATCGAGGGGTCGCGCCCGACGACGTCCTCCGCCATCTCGAGCGCGTCGGCGAGCGTGCTCGCGGGCTTGAAGCCCAGGCGGCGGACTGCCCGGCGGTCCCCGCCGACGACGATGACCTGCCCGAGGTGCTCGAGCGCGTGCGCGCACCAGTACCACATGTAGAAGGGGTGGACCCCGTGGTAGGCGTAGGACGTCCGGTACAGGTGGATGTACCACTCGTCGCGGGCGTAGGACTCCTCGAACTTCGACTCGATCTCGAGCGGATCGGTCGTCTCGGCTAGCACCTGCTCGAAGAAGTCGATGTAGCTCGGGTGGTGCACCGGGTGGAACGCCCACGGGGTCGGGTGCGACAGGATGGCCACCCCGCCCTCGCGCACGACGGGGCGGTTGCGGTAGAGGTTGAAGAAGTACCCGAGGCCGAGGCAGGCGACGAGGATCGGGTTCATGATCGAGTTGACGTTGTAGGGGCAGATGTAGGGGAGCCCCATAGTGACGACGTCGGTCTGGCCGCTGACGGGCACGAGCTGCTGGGCGTGGACGTTGGCGAGGGTCCGCTCGTGCACCGCCTCGACCTCGCCGGCCTGCACGGA contains:
- a CDS encoding lysophospholipid acyltransferase family protein gives rise to the protein MRVPARVEAVVRRPPWPGTVPRPPVRRDLGVDYDTAWSRRPPARFVRALLLDNVTRPLTYLATRPKVLGSEHLAALRAPVIFAANHTSHLDTAIVLSALPARFRHRAVVAAAADYFFDRAWKARLWPLLLGTIPMERTKVNRRSADLAAELLGEGWSLVIFPEGGRSPDGWGQEFRGGAAYLAKRCGVPVVPIHLKGVRPLLPKGRGTLRPGTVEVRFGSPLSPLAPTPGGREEDARRFAARIEAAVAALADEAESDWWSARRRAARGTTPAFRGPQAAAWRRAWALAESARRDRPRQPRGSAKPW